A single window of Larimichthys crocea isolate SSNF chromosome XII, L_crocea_2.0, whole genome shotgun sequence DNA harbors:
- the LOC104918344 gene encoding dexamethasone-induced Ras-related protein 1 produces MIKKMSPSENEFDIPAKNCHRMVILGSTKVGKTAIISRFLNERFDDQYTPTIEDFHRKLYSIKGDVYQLDILDTSGNHPFPAMRRLSILTGDVFILVFSLDNRDSFQEVQRLKRQIYETKSCLRNKTKENVDVPLVICGNKCDRDFYREVQEEEIEQLVGGDEHCAYFEISAKKNTNVDQMFQTLFTMAKLPNEMSPDRHCKVSLQYCEVLHRKSFRNKKCKDGNAYGIVAPFARRPSVHSDLMYIKEKAVGGSQTKEKGCVIC; encoded by the exons ATGATTAAGAAAATGTCACCATCCGAGAACGAGTTCGACATACCGGCCAAGAATTGCCACAGGATGGTGATTCTGGGCTCCACGAAAGTTGGGAAGACAGCCATCATCTCTCGGTTTCTGAACGAAAGGTTTGACGACCAGTACACGCCGACTATTGAGGACTTTCATAGGAAATTGTACAGCATCAAGGGAGACGTTTACCAGCTGGACATTTTGGACACATCTGGAAATCATCCCTTCCCTGCAATGAGGAGGCTTTCAATTCTCACCG GCGATGTATTCATCTTGGTATTCAGCCTGGATAACAGAGACTCCTTCCAGGAGGTGCAGCGCCTGAAGCGCCAGATTTATGAGACCAAATCCTGCCTGCGAAACAAAACCAAGGAGAACGTGGACGTCCCGCTGGTCATCTGCGGCAACAAATGTGACAGGGACTTTTATCGTGAGGTGCAGGAGGAAGAGATCGAGCAACTTGTCGGCGGAGACGAGCACTGCGCTTACTTTGAAATCTCAGCGAAGAAGAACACCAACGTGGACCAAATGTTTCAGACTCTCTTTACCATGGCCAAGCTGCCGAACGAGATGAGCCCCGATCGGCACTGCAAGGTGTCCCTGCAGTACTGCGAGGTTCTCCACAGAAAGTCCTTCAGAAACAAGAAGTGTAAAGATGGGAACGCGTATGGGATTGTGGCACCGTTTGCGCGGAGACCAAGCGTTCACAGTGACTTGATGTACATAAAGGAGAAAGCTGTAGGAGGCAGCCAGACCAAAGAGAAAGGCTGCGTCATATGCTGA
- the med9 gene encoding mediator of RNA polymerase II transcription subunit 9: protein MAASQPRLEKEGDDCSLLPLVHDIIKCMDKDSQDVHQELTKLKAKIQEAREQISNMPGIDSSPSEQQQQLATLREQVRTKNQLLQKYKSMCMFDVPKAS, encoded by the exons ATGGCGGCGTCTCAGCCAAGGCTAGAGAAAGAGGGCGACGACTGCTCTTTGCTGCCTTTAGTTCATGACATTATCAAATG CATGGACAAGGACAGCCAGGATGTCCACCAAGAGCTGACCAAGTTGAAGGCGAAGATCCAGGAAGCTCGGGAGCAGATATCCAACATGCCCGGGATAGACAGCAGCCCgtcggagcagcagcagcagctggccaCGCTGCGGGAGCAGGTCCGCACCAAgaaccagctgctgcagaaataCAAAAGCATGTGCATGTTTGACGTGCCCAAAGCATCGTGA